Within Flavobacterium pisciphilum, the genomic segment CCTACAAAGAATCGCTGATAGAGAGCGTTCTCCAATGTATCAAGTTGGGGATGTTACTGCTGATCACCGTTTTACTTTTGAATCTAAATCGACTGGAGTAAAACCAATGGATTATGCTCTTGAAGACTTCTTCGGAAGTTCTCCAAAAACTGTAATGACCGATAAAACTATCGATAGAAATTATGCTGCTGTAGCTTATACTGCAACTGATTTCGAAAATTATTTGCAAAATGTTTTACGTTTAGAAGCTGTAGCATCTAAAGATTGGTTAACAAACAAAGTAGACCGTTGTGTAGGTGGAAAAGTTGCCAAACAACAAAATACAGGACCATTACAATTGCCTTTAAACAATTGTGGTGTAATGGCTTTGGATTATTTAGGAAAAGAAGGAATTGCAACTTCTATTGGGCATGCTCCTATTGCAGCTTTAATTGATCCCGTTGCTGGAAGTCGTAATGCTATTGCAGAGTCATTATCAAATATTGTTTGGGCTCCAATCAAAGGTGGAATGAAAGGAATTTCGTTATCTGCAAACTGGATGTGGGCTTGTAAAAACGAAGGTGAAGATGCTCGTTTATATGCTGCTGTAGAAGGTTGTTCTGAATTTGCTATCGAATTAGGAATCAATATTCCAACAGGAAAAGATTCTCTTTCAATGAAACAAAAATACCCAAATGATGAAGTAATTGCACCGGGAACGGTTATTATTTCAGCAGGTGGAAATTGTACTGACATTAAAAAAGTAGTAGAGCCTGTTTTACAAAGAAATGGTGATTCTATTTATTATATCAATTTATCACAAGATGCGTTCAAATTAGGAGGTTCTTCATTTGCACAAATCAGAAACACAATAGGAAACGAAACATCAACTATAAAAAATGCTTCGTTCTTTAAAAATGCATTTAATACAATTCAGGAATTAATAGAAGACAATCAAATCCTTGCAGGACACGATATCGGAAGTGGTGGATTAATCACTACTTTATTAGAAATGTGTTTTGCTGATGTGAATTTAGGAGCTAAAATTGATTTCTCTGCTTTCGCTGAAAAAGATCTTTTAAAAATTCTTTTCGCAGAAAATATCGGAATTGTTTTCCAAGCAAAATCTGATTCAGCTGTTGAAGCTAAATTAAACACAAACAATATCGAATACTTCAAAATTGGAGCTGTAACAACTACAGAAACTTTAGAAGTTGGAGATTGGTCTTTAAACATTCCAAAATACAGAGACATTTGGTTTGAGACTTCTTATTTATTAGATCAAAAACAATCTAAAAACGGAAGAGCTCAAGCACGTTTCGAAAATTACAAAAACCAAGTTTTAAACTATACATTCCCAGCACATTTTACAGGAAAAAAACCAGTAATCGATGCTTCGAAGCCAAAACCAAAAGCAGCTATTATTCGTGAAAAAGGAAGTAATTCTGAGCGCGAAATGGCAAATGCAATGTACTTGGCTGGTTTTGATGTAAAAGACGTTCACATGACCGATTTAATTTCTGGTCGCGAAACACTTGAAGACATTCAGTTTATTGGTGCAGTTGGGGGATTCTCTAATTCAGATGTTTTAGGTTCTGCAAAAGGTTGGGCTGGAGCTTTCTTATATAATGAAAAAGCAAAAACGGCGCTGGATAACTTCTTCAAGAGAGAAGACACACTTTCAGTAGGAATCTGTAACGGTTGCCAATTGTTTATGGAACTTGAAGTTATTAATCCAGAACATGAAGTACACGGAAAATTGCTTCACAATGAAAGTAACAAACACGAAAGTATCTTTACTTCAGTAAAAGTACAAGAGAACAACTCAGTGATGTTATCATCACTTGCAGGAAGTACACTTGGAGTTTGGGTTTCACATGGAGAAGGAAAATTCAATTTGCCATTGGCTGAAGAAAACTACAATATCGTATCTAAATATGCTTACGAAGGATATCCTGCAAATCCAAACGGATCTGATTATAACACAGCAATGATGTGCGATAAAACAGGTAGACACTTAGTAATGATGCCACATATTGAGCGTTCTACTTTCCAATGGAACTGGGCGCATTATCCAAAAGACAGAAACGATGAAGTTTCTCCTTGGCATGAAGCTTTTGTAAATGCAAGAAAATGGATTGATAAAATCTAATTTTTACACCTATACTAAAAAAACTCATTCGTAACTGAATGAGTTTTTTTTTATTAAGTAAGACAACTCTCATGCACAAAGAGCAATACAAAAAACACAACAAGTTAATTCTCAATACTTCTCATTTCAGGCATAAAAAAGATAAAATTAGTACACTGATTTTATCTTTTTTTTTGAGCT encodes:
- the purL gene encoding phosphoribosylformylglycinamidine synthase translates to MIHFFENQSKTVFAVQTQNEISAQDISKLNWLFANSNKIEKSVLTDFFVGPRATMITPWSTNAVEITQNMGISGIIRIEEFYPATSDFSDFDPMLSQKYTELNQEIFTINVQPEAILDIDDIAAYNKTEGLALSQEEVDYLDNLAIKLGRKLTDSEIFAFSQANSEHCRHKIFNGTFVIDGEEKETSLFKLIKKTSQENPNDIVSAYKDNVAFVKGPRVQQFAPKTADKPDFYELKEFDSVISLKAETHNFPTTVEPFNGAATGSGGEIRDRLAGGQGSLPLAGTAVYMTSYSRLAKDREWENAVDERKWLYQTPMDILIKASNGASDFGNKFGQPLITGSVLTFEHEEDNRKIGYDKVIMQAGGIGYGKLDQAIKKKPQEGDKIVILGGENYRIGMGGAAVSSADTGAFGSGIELNAIQRSNPEMQKRAANAIRGLVESDNNPIVSIHDHGAGGHLNCLSELVEETGGLIDLDKLPVGDPTLSAKEIIGNESQERMGLVIGQKDIDILQRIADRERSPMYQVGDVTADHRFTFESKSTGVKPMDYALEDFFGSSPKTVMTDKTIDRNYAAVAYTATDFENYLQNVLRLEAVASKDWLTNKVDRCVGGKVAKQQNTGPLQLPLNNCGVMALDYLGKEGIATSIGHAPIAALIDPVAGSRNAIAESLSNIVWAPIKGGMKGISLSANWMWACKNEGEDARLYAAVEGCSEFAIELGINIPTGKDSLSMKQKYPNDEVIAPGTVIISAGGNCTDIKKVVEPVLQRNGDSIYYINLSQDAFKLGGSSFAQIRNTIGNETSTIKNASFFKNAFNTIQELIEDNQILAGHDIGSGGLITTLLEMCFADVNLGAKIDFSAFAEKDLLKILFAENIGIVFQAKSDSAVEAKLNTNNIEYFKIGAVTTTETLEVGDWSLNIPKYRDIWFETSYLLDQKQSKNGRAQARFENYKNQVLNYTFPAHFTGKKPVIDASKPKPKAAIIREKGSNSEREMANAMYLAGFDVKDVHMTDLISGRETLEDIQFIGAVGGFSNSDVLGSAKGWAGAFLYNEKAKTALDNFFKREDTLSVGICNGCQLFMELEVINPEHEVHGKLLHNESNKHESIFTSVKVQENNSVMLSSLAGSTLGVWVSHGEGKFNLPLAEENYNIVSKYAYEGYPANPNGSDYNTAMMCDKTGRHLVMMPHIERSTFQWNWAHYPKDRNDEVSPWHEAFVNARKWIDKI